In Chelmon rostratus isolate fCheRos1 chromosome 21, fCheRos1.pri, whole genome shotgun sequence, the genomic window TGTGAATCGTCCCTAATGATGATTTCCTACTAAGCTTTTGAGAATTTCATAATAATTTTTAAACCTGATCTGAGCGTGTGTAGTACAGGAAGCTTCACAACATCATATCTTATCTGTGTATCAATAAATACTGATTCTCACATCGCTCCTAAACCACCCTGTCATGTCAACAGCCACCAACAACACAGCTCAtatttgttctgctttctgtcttgTAAGGGCTTAACCATATGATCCAAGAAACAGCACCCACAGTTTCTCCTTTATTTCTCAGAAACATTTTACTCAGAAACCAAAACGCAGTAAGCAGAGGATCAATTCTGATTATTTATTACAGCAACTGCAAGAAACTCTAGAACCTCTGGTGTAATGAAACACCATAAAAGGCTATTCTAAAAACTTTCTCAGAGGCAATGCTCGTTTCTGATAAGACTGAAAATTGAAGACTTCTCCAAATGCTCATGTGAGTTTATAAATCATGTGTTTGTTGATTGCTTTAAGGAAGTAGTTATTTCAAGCCAAACTGTGACCTTTTCCTTAAcataaccaagtagttttgtagcctaaacctaaccaaactgcaaccatcacctgaaatgtttctcagggAGCTTCCTTTTGGAAATCTAATTGCTTATGTCGTATGCATATTTATCATTGCTAACTTAACTGTAGAATGAGAATGTATTCTTCTCACGCAGACCAGCGGGTCTATTACGTGATATCCAGTTGCATATTACTTGCATTCAGTTGGGAATCAATCACATGAACTGGACAAATACATAAACTGCAAGATGCAAATTGTGAAAGCCACAGAACCCACTAACGTATGGCTTTTGTCCTCAGTGAGAAATGTACAATGAGATGTCATTGCAAGGTCAAATAATGGGTATTTAAGTCTACTGGCAATGGGAAATGAGTCAGTTATTTATATTTAGTATGTTTTTACctttaaaatcagttttagTATGCTACTGGGAACACCACTGAGGAGAAATGTGATTGCAGAGGGGAAGTGTACTTTAAGCACGCAGAAAACCTCAAttactgttcttttttttttctttgcaaccCTTGTGGGCTCCCTGCCCTCCCTATTTCAACTTCCTCAAATTTGAATATGTGAATGTCTGCTAGTGTGGTCACTTCTCTGCACTGTAGTCATTGTGCAGTTTCTCTCGACTGTCTGATAGTGATGACGGGAGGAAGGCATCTGCTGCTCCTGGCAGGTAAGAAGAATCCAATGAAACATAAAGCAGGACTGCTGATGGgattaaagggttttttttttaatttccaattgcaaaaacatgcaacaacaaaaaaagttttcacAGTTAGCTAAATTTTCTGCACCgaattgcatttaaaaaatacataaaggTTTTGCCTATATAAAAATCACTGAGGTGCCTTTCAGCAAGACACTTAGCCTAAATGGTTAGATCTCTAACACTGATCTATGGTGGTAGAGATCAATGTGAGGGAGGATCAGGGTGTTGTCTGAAAAGCCAACTTTCATCATCTATAGAAAGGATGAATAAAggtcaaaacaaaatgagaataCTTTTTGATtgataatgtaaatatattcaTCTTAAGCAATAGAAATTCAATAGTAAAGAAGTGTCTGAAATGATGATTTGTTTGCCACTCTATACTTTTGAATGCAATGAATTTCTGCTTTTGTAGATAGAGGAAAATATCATAGCTTCACATTATTATGCCAAATCAAAACATTTGTGCCTTAAGCCAAAGGTTTTCAtgtgctgtgtgactgtgcCAGTCCATATCATGTCCTCCTAGCTGAAAgatgtcattttctgtctgataTACATGAACTATATCGCTGAACAATTAAAAGACATTGGCTTTTATATACTTGTGAGGATACTGTATTGGCATTTAGATTAATTCCCTGGAGGCTTAAACTAACCCTTCAGTTCACTCATGTCAGGGTTCACTGAACATTTTGTTATTAGTCTGTCAAATTAAAGACGCATTGCATCAGATTCGAAAAATGtaccaaaatgaaaaaaatcccataaataaaaaaaaaaaaaaaaaatgttacattttcatattaaatgATGTTGAGTCTTTGTCGACATTTTGATGTTGAGTCTTTGTCGACATTTTGGTTCAATGTGTacataaacaacataaacatacacagaaGCACTCGGACAGACATGTGGAGCTGAAATTATACAAATTCAATAAGATAACAAGATAATCTGAAAAACAAGCCCAAACATTTAACAACTGTCTCAGAATTTTGTAAATGTTGgatattttttaatttagtttcattttaataaatatgtaaatattaattatattaaaataacaataattgtATATAACTACATAATTTAATTAGTATTTTCtaaaattatttatatattatttatatcattattatagAATTAAACCAATTGTTCTCgagaagctgcagaaaatcTTTCTCGACATTTTCATATGTTCGCTTGTACTGATTAGAATTCCCTGCATTAGAACAACAATTGTAAAACAATTGCATTTTGGAAAAGCTGTCCGCAGatataaacatacaaaacacGAGACATTTACAGCCTCAAAAgacattaatgtaatgtaactaTACTGtcaattttgtgaaaggctaaaatttttttttaataaatatcaCTACGTGTTGAATATCATCAACTGTGTGGCTTCCATGAGCACTGATAGatgataaagataaagatactaaataaaataacaataccTACAGAAACCTCAACCTCATTAACCATGAGAAGAAACCTCACAGCTGTGGGAACACTGAGTCACAAGTAAAAGAAGTCGCCgaaaaaaagtggatttagACTCAGCTCAAAACATATTTCGTTTTCCCTACAAGGAAGCCAAAGAGAAGACGATGCGTTCACCTGCTGAGGTGAAGGACGACATGTGGTGAAAGCCGAGACTAACATAAACTGTGTATTATAAGCCATGAAAgaataacattttctttcattttgttacaGTGTTCGTGCTTCTGGCAAGATGTCAGCAAAAGCCGGAAGGTAATCACATGTGTGCAAAAGGCTAAGTATAAAGTTAAAGTACCAGGAATTTACTTACATTACACTACTGCTTCTCATCAGTGTCAAATGTCCGTAGGTGGCTGCGATAACCATGTACAACAGCCCTCTGTAGCTTCTTGTAATGACATGAAGTGTAGCAGGTGTcagaatgcacacacaaatgctaaACTGTACGTCCTCTTTTCCTTTGTCTCCCGCCTCCCTAGTTTCTATGTCACCCAGATTATTGCAGATCTTCACTGGggacatattttatttaaactgtgacaacaacacaggagGGAGCAGAGTGAAATGGTACATCGATGACAATGAGCAAACGCAGACGAACAAAACCTGGAAGATAGCAGTTGCAGCCCCCAAGCACTCGGGCTCTTATAAGTGTGAGAGCAATGGGCTTAAAAGTGACGCCTTTCCCATCGTCGTCCTGGGTAAATGTACCACATGAACAAAAGTATTTCAGTTGAAATACAACTGCGAATACAAATAATGGCATCATCTATTATTTACCGTTCAGAATACATTCCAAGAGCATCACTGATCATGAAGACAGGCCAGCCAGTGATGCGGAATGGAGGTTCAGTGATCCTGCAGCTTGACAACGACGACGGCCTGCAGGGCTGGAACTGCTGGGTCTACAGGGGACAGGGGAggacaggggagaggaggatTAAGTTGAGGTTGAAGAATGACAGCGTGAGTCTGGACTTTCAACCCACCAGACTGATGGTCCCCGAGACCATTTTCTGGTGCAGTGATAGTACTCAGCAACACAGAAGTAACCAAGTCATGGTCAGGACCTCAGGTGGGCCGACTGATATTTTAATGCTCTGCTATACTGTAACATTTCTTTGGCTAAAGATGTGCACAATTTACACACTACAGATGACTTTTTAAGTTTAACTCACTCATTCAAATGCCTTAAATGTATTGATATTATAATTCTATTAGAATCTGCTTTCATGTGAACCGCTTCTGTTCTGcctcttgggggcagcagaaacaagttgtgaagAAGCATCAACTTGTCAGCAAACAGTTGTGTATTTATGCATCCAGAggtcacagagcaacattagtaTTAGAGTCATGTTTTTTTAGATCTGTTATTGGTctctttagctgttaaatgctccactttgttaTTTAAATTACATGGGTAAAACTAATCCagtcttcatcttcttctttcagaGAAGGAGGTATCGCTGGAAATGTATCCATTTCCTGCTGTAGCTGGGGAGAATCTGATTCTGAGGTGCCTTGTCTGGGGCACAGACCAAATAACCTACACTCTTTTCTACAAAGACAATGAAATCATTCAAGGAAGTACGAATCCCAGCATCAAAATCTCTGACGTGACAGAAGTTACAGAGGGGCTATATAAGTGTGATGCCACCTTCACATACAAGGCCCGCACCGAAGGACAACCGTACAAAGTGGCCTCTGATGCTCAAGATTTGTTTGTCCAAGGTATGAACATCCAACCAGCATGGAGTCTCCCTCTTTTGTGCGACACCGTATGCTTTACACTCGTATTCTTTTCTCCAGCACACATCTCTTAAAGTCTGTCTCCTCATGCGTCCCTTCTCAGCGGTTCCTATGAAGGCGTTCCTCTCCGAAAACGTCGGCCTGTCGTGCTCTTGTCCACAGTGTCCCAGTGACGGCTTCTATCGCTGGTACAAGAACAGTGATGACGGTCAGCCAGTATGGCTCACAGATTCAAGCACAGGATTCATGATGATGAAAGAGAGTGGTTCTTATGCTTGTAGAGCTGTGTGGAAACAAGGGATGTCTTCTCTCAGCAACAGCTTTGTGTGTAAGTTCCCGCTGGTGGACTTAGAGTTGCCTTACAGGAATCTTTTTTAATGCCACTCTCACGTCCTCCCCCCAACTTTATGGTGCAATACTAAATCGCTGCAGTACCcctgcaaatacatttttttatccAACGCCACTTCCCTTTGGCTACACATTATTTGGCCTGTTGAAGCTCTGCTAGGTGTCACAACAAgtcatatttcaaaatgttgacAGCCAGACCTAATTTAAACTGACAAACATTCCTGATGGGAATTCAACTAATATGAAGTATTACAGGGTGACGGTGATTCCACACAGTCATGATATGTTAttgactttttctgtttcagatcaACCACCAATCAAAACCATTTTAATAACTGTGGTAATCGTGCTGGTGATTCTAGGTTTAGCAATTACAGCTGCGGCCTATTTTCTATGGTATAAGAAGAGAAATGTCACAGGTGAGTAACCTCTATTTCGTTCCACTTTTTGTGAGCACACTGAAGGCAAGACATAgcacttctttttgttttttaggacCAATATATGAGGATGTGGCGCTGAAGTCACAGGACAAAGGTGATGACAAATAcgagtcactgcagcagccacGTGGTGCCCAAAGGGAGGCCGAGTATGACACCCTTCGCCCAGAAGCAACCGACAGTGGAAAGAAAGACAATAATTATGAACCACTGAAGAAAGGGGAAATGAAAGAAGGGGTGTACCACACCCTGGGAATGGAgggggcagcaggaggagcagggggatACGAAGCACtgaggaaggaggaaatgaaagcagaggtATACCACACTCTGGGAATGGAgggggcagcaggaggagcaggaggataCGAAGCACTGAGGAAGGAGGGAATGAAAGAGGGGGTATACCACACCCTGGGAATGGAgggggcagcaggaggagcaggaggataCGAAGCACTGAGGAAGGAGGGAATGAAAGAGGGGGTATACCACACCCTGGGGATGGAGGGAGCAGGTGATCTGGACAAAATAGTGGAGGAAAAGATGTAGGCAAAGGCAGAGGAGCAAAAGACAACCATGAAAGGAAAGATAGGTCTCATTAGCTTTTATATTGAAGAAAAATCCCATTTCCCACAAGCCAGCAAAGTCAGGCAATGTCTTGGTCACAATCATGAAGCTCAAATTCTATGATTAGACAAAAGTTATTAGTGCCATACAGAAAATGTAAGCAACACAAAAGTCAAGTTAAAACCAGAACAAGACTACCaaataacacaataaataagAATATGCTGCGTAGTGCAGCAACTAACAAGTCTGACCAGTATTTAATAATTATAGTAATTATGTTAATACGAATATTCTGGAAGATGTAAATTGCCATCACATCTCACCAgaagagaaaatgatgcattatGTCAAACAGTCAAAAATGAAAGTAAGCAAAGCCTTACACTCAGTCAAGCTCTCAGGCAAACAAGTGTTACTACACGTTAGTCCATCTTTAGCCATTTGACTGTTTGACAGCAATTTGaccattatttattcatcctATGATGAATAAATGGTGCATGATGAAACTTTTAAAAATCAGCTTTCAGTGATggtaatttcacatttttcaagcaaaaaagtACTTCTCTTCTGTTTCCTTGTAAAAACACGCAGGGTCATTTGTGCAGCGATGCAGAGTAATTActtgtttgatgtttgtcaTAATGTATTTGCCTTGCCAACgctttttgtattgttttattatttgtgcacataagaaatattttaatattgaATAGATTCCACTTTTgcattcaaatgtaaaaacacttcaTATTCCAGTGTGTATGCTGACCAGACATCATCTTAATATGCAGTGCAAATGCAGTagttaaagagagagagagagagagagcttcatTTGTATCTTatgtgttgaaataaaaatattttgattgaagttcattgtttttcttttttttatgagtACAACTGCTTCATCACAAAATGCATGTTCTGATGAAATGAACCTCTGTATGCTTTTATATTTTCAGCCAAGGATCAGAAGCCATTGCGCATACAACCCAGGAAAAATCAAGGTCAAACAAGTTAACAAAAGTGGTCTTTTGACAGTCCTTAGAAAGCCAGTGTGCGGCCACTTCAAAAACAAGACCACAGTTCAGCTTGTGGGGAATATTGTTGGGCGTGAGCAGACACCTACCCATCACTCCATGTCCACACAGTAAATCGGAGTGGGCCCTCTTTGAACATTATTTTGTTGGCTCCAAGAGGCACTTCCTCTCTTCTGAAACTCTGGAAGGAGACAAAAGGCAAAACACAGTTTTGATAACTTCACTTACTTTCAGATTAATAGTAAAAAATAGAAGAAACAAATAGATTATGATGTAATATTATGGATAAGATTATCCCCAGGGTGAAATCCACAAGCTACCCAACACAAGGCTAGacatagtaaaaaaaaaaaagaaagaaagaaagaaaaaaaagaaaaaaaagaaaagaaaaaatagctCAACTattatcagctgcagcattaaaatttGCCTATTTACCTAATTTACCTATTgtactgtaatttattttggtgcttatatttttgtacatttacttaaataaaattTTGAAGGCAGGATTTTATTGGTAACAGAAAACTGATAAGAgctgagtacttcttccaccactgcagctAGTCAGCCTCATAAATGTCCATATTTTAAACTCAGGAGTTTACCTGATGTCTGACGGCCACAGAGAGGATCTCCTCACCTGAGGTGAGCCTGAAGGGACGTAAATTTACCGCTGAGACCGCGGACAGTGACTCCTCTTATACGTCCACCAAGTAGCCgaaggctaacgttagctctgtCACGGAATATGACGAGAAAAGATGGCGACTCCAACTTAGCCTAGTGCTAACTATCCAACAGCTAGCTATGAGAGCGTGTGCGTACATGACCGAAAAATAGAAGGAAGACCCACACGCCTCAGTGGAAAACGCGCATTGACAAGCCACACAAAGGTGAGTTTAATGCTTTGTTGGGCTATGTTCAAACAGACCTTTTATCACTGAAAGGTTTTAAGTATACAAGCTAAACGGCGCTAACGTCAGGGCACCAGAGCCGTTGACAGCTTTTGGAGTTGACCGAACAGCTGCATCATGATGATAAGTCTGATTGTGtttgaacatgaaataaaataataactagGCTATAGTTAGTTTCTGTATGTTGGTTGGTTATTTTGGTTTTAAAGTTATTGTTTATTCTGCTAAATAATAGACAGTTGAGGTTGTCCAGCAGCTTATGTGAGCCAATTTGGAATTTATATTTGTATAAATGCTTAGCTTGCATTGATTGTATTGGCCTGAAGAACACTACAGTTATTGCAGATATTCAGTATCTTTACTCTCTATTTTTGAGGtaaaacaatattattattgtaatatattattaataatcTGCAGGGAGTTTTTGACAGGGGTTGCAATGTGTCCAACTTGGGGGTGTCCTAACATTTCCCTCAGGGGGTCTGCAGACTGAGACTCCAGACAGTCCTGGATGGCATCTCAGACCTGACTTTTGAGTCTTTGGATCAGGACGTTCTGTCCATGAGGACAGCGCTCCTCTTAGCCCTTGCCTAAGAGGACAGGGGATCTTTTTGCCTTATCTGTGCACCCCTCCTGCATGTCTACCAGCGAGGATAGGGGTGCAGTGGAGCTGCGACTAAACCCGTCCTTTCAACCCAAGG contains:
- the LOC121624831 gene encoding uncharacterized protein LOC121624831: MTGGRHLLLLAVFVLLARCQQKPEVSMSPRLLQIFTGDIFYLNCDNNTGGSRVKWYIDDNEQTQTNKTWKIAVAAPKHSGSYKCESNGLKSDAFPIVVLEYIPRASLIMKTGQPVMRNGGSVILQLDNDDGLQGWNCWVYRGQGRTGERRIKLRLKNDSVSLDFQPTRLMVPETIFWCSDSTQQHRSNQVMVRTSEKEVSLEMYPFPAVAGENLILRCLVWGTDQITYTLFYKDNEIIQGSTNPSIKISDVTEVTEGLYKCDATFTYKARTEGQPYKVASDAQDLFVQAVPMKAFLSENVGLSCSCPQCPSDGFYRWYKNSDDGQPVWLTDSSTGFMMMKESGSYACRAVWKQGMSSLSNSFVYQPPIKTILITVVIVLVILGLAITAAAYFLWYKKRNVTGPIYEDVALKSQDKGDDKYESLQQPRGAQREAEYDTLRPEATDSGKKDNNYEPLKKGEMKEGVYHTLGMEGAAGGAGGYEALRKEEMKAEVYHTLGMEGAAGGAGGYEALRKEGMKEGVYHTLGMEGAAGGAGGYEALRKEGMKEGVYHTLGMEGAGDLDKIVEEKM